A window from Cellulomonas sp. C5510 encodes these proteins:
- a CDS encoding RHS repeat-associated core domain-containing protein → MLGRPTAVVAPSGARTSTTYDAAGQVTAVTAPDGSTTTTTYDRAGRVKTVTDADGRAITNTYDAAGRQVLLTRADGSAMAWGYDAAGQLTTAADADGQVTTYGYDAAGNLTSRSTTLGTTTLTYDGAGNLTSQTAPDGTVTTYTSDAADRVTGIDYPESTPDVTYAYDSAGRLTSTTDGTGTSTRAYDAAGRLTSETRAGSLVSYEWDADGNLVALTYPDGIRTTSTYDAAGQLDEVTDPQAGTFDYDWAPDGQVAQVTYPNGVTTALEHDGQGRLTESSTVDQGGATLLDLAYSYTDAGLLAEQTITRDQTTVASQYGWDARGALDEVSGNLAGDIALTPGGQVTALEDGTTLFYAPTGVLASTTQGAVTTTYTYDARGNRTTRTVPTPDVDGAGSMATASEPSGGETGPVAPAADGTTTEALPTGEPSPDPTSTSVVPETAAPEPTDDPAGEPGAEPTAGEPTSEDPSAGDTGLDEPASQIGADVFGWDAANRLTTATVDGTEYAYGYFADGLRATAATGEQQTSFVWATAAAVPRLLTDDAHRYLYGPSSTPIAQIDDGGTVHYLHADLTGNIRAVTDEGGAVVAASDYSAYGIEHAVRDAAVSEVTAFGYAGEYADATGLIYLRARYYDPATAQFLSVDALIDLTQAPYGYANGNPLQFVDPLGLTWWNPLSWTGDTYDVIAMSASAVSLAASLVAYGSLATVVGAPVAAVAASVAGVAEGVAVVASAGGVIQHLRAGETADAVISATGVVPGVGMVSRAVYEARFAGRAAQYGMRTAGTAWRQVAQGVEAGTLWGSGMGQWLQNVTEWTGLASACGVR, encoded by the coding sequence CTGCTCGGGCGCCCGACCGCGGTGGTGGCGCCCAGCGGCGCGCGCACCTCGACGACCTACGACGCCGCCGGTCAGGTCACTGCGGTCACGGCCCCGGACGGCTCGACGACCACCACGACCTACGACAGGGCCGGTCGGGTCAAGACCGTCACCGATGCTGACGGGCGCGCGATCACCAACACGTACGACGCCGCTGGACGCCAGGTCCTGCTGACCCGCGCGGACGGGTCGGCGATGGCTTGGGGGTACGACGCCGCCGGGCAGCTGACCACGGCCGCCGACGCTGACGGTCAGGTCACGACCTACGGCTACGACGCGGCGGGCAATCTGACGTCGCGCTCCACGACCCTGGGCACCACGACGTTGACCTACGACGGGGCCGGCAACCTGACCTCGCAGACCGCGCCTGACGGAACGGTGACGACCTACACCTCCGACGCCGCGGACCGGGTCACCGGGATCGACTACCCGGAGAGCACCCCGGACGTCACCTACGCCTACGACTCAGCCGGCCGGCTCACATCGACCACCGATGGGACGGGGACCTCGACGCGCGCCTACGACGCGGCCGGCCGGCTGACCAGCGAAACCCGAGCCGGGTCCCTGGTCTCCTACGAGTGGGACGCCGACGGGAACCTGGTCGCCCTGACCTACCCCGACGGGATCCGCACCACCTCGACGTACGACGCCGCCGGCCAGCTCGACGAGGTCACCGACCCGCAGGCTGGGACGTTCGACTACGACTGGGCACCCGACGGACAGGTGGCCCAGGTGACCTACCCCAATGGGGTGACCACCGCCCTCGAACACGACGGGCAGGGCCGGCTCACCGAATCGAGCACCGTCGACCAAGGCGGCGCCACGCTGCTGGACCTGGCCTACAGCTACACCGACGCCGGGCTGCTCGCCGAGCAGACGATCACCCGTGACCAGACCACGGTGGCGTCGCAGTACGGCTGGGACGCCCGCGGCGCCCTGGACGAGGTCAGCGGCAATCTCGCCGGCGACATCGCCCTGACCCCTGGTGGCCAGGTCACCGCGCTCGAGGACGGCACCACCCTCTTCTACGCCCCGACCGGCGTCCTGGCTTCCACCACTCAGGGCGCGGTCACCACGACCTACACCTACGACGCCCGTGGCAACCGCACCACCCGTACGGTCCCGACGCCTGATGTCGATGGAGCGGGCTCGATGGCGACAGCCTCGGAGCCGTCGGGCGGCGAGACTGGCCCGGTCGCACCCGCCGCGGACGGGACGACAACCGAGGCGCTGCCCACCGGCGAGCCCTCCCCGGATCCGACCAGCACCAGCGTGGTGCCGGAGACGGCGGCACCCGAGCCGACCGATGATCCGGCGGGCGAACCGGGCGCAGAGCCGACCGCAGGCGAGCCGACGTCCGAGGACCCGTCCGCAGGCGATACGGGCCTGGACGAGCCGGCGAGCCAGATAGGGGCTGATGTCTTCGGCTGGGACGCCGCGAACCGGCTCACGACGGCCACGGTGGACGGCACGGAGTACGCCTACGGCTACTTCGCCGATGGGCTGCGAGCCACCGCGGCCACCGGCGAGCAGCAGACCTCGTTCGTATGGGCGACTGCCGCCGCTGTGCCCCGGCTGCTGACCGACGACGCACACCGCTACCTCTACGGGCCCTCGAGCACCCCGATCGCCCAGATCGATGACGGTGGCACCGTGCACTACCTGCACGCCGACCTCACCGGGAACATCCGTGCCGTCACCGACGAAGGCGGAGCGGTCGTCGCTGCTTCGGACTACAGCGCATACGGCATCGAGCACGCCGTGAGGGACGCCGCGGTCTCCGAGGTCACTGCCTTCGGCTACGCAGGCGAGTACGCCGACGCGACCGGGCTGATCTACCTGCGAGCCCGTTACTACGACCCCGCCACCGCGCAGTTCCTGTCCGTCGACGCACTCATCGACCTCACCCAAGCCCCCTACGGCTATGCCAACGGCAACCCATTGCAGTTTGTAGATCCACTTGGACTGACGTGGTGGAATCCCTTGTCGTGGACCGGCGATACGTACGATGTCATTGCGATGTCCGCTTCGGCGGTTTCTCTTGCTGCCTCACTCGTGGCGTACGGATCACTCGCTACGGTCGTGGGTGCACCGGTTGCGGCGGTAGCAGCGTCTGTTGCCGGAGTTGCTGAAGGAGTCGCGGTGGTCGCCTCCGCGGGAGGAGTCATCCAGCACCTACGGGCTGGCGAGACCGCTGAC
- a CDS encoding SpoIIE family protein phosphatase, which yields MRSPWFRRVTAGSTCGLLARDVDWEATPLGPPGTWPTSLRVAVEMCFATRFPVLVAWGPQLTMIYNDGYREMLGSDKHPSAMGSPVAEVWKEIWEDLEESVERVMVHGEPTWVVDQHLVMHRSGYDEDAYFTYSYSPIRDAAGTVGGLLDIATETTTQVVEGRRMRLLGDLSVRLAAAHGDLPEISRAATALLADSQDVAAAELHLVDPDGHLTLLGSSAPGTPGPLPEHVVARVAETDVAEERGRTLVVPLPPPATGAVVLSAAERRPWDDGYRSFLRLVASAVGVAVAGTLRHVREVDQLRAVSDTFQAAIVPEGVALPGIVARYRPAAGDLAVGGDWYDVVQITPGRHALVIGDCVGHGLDAAARMGQLRAATRSLLLQDATPATVLEGLDRFARTLPGAECTTVFCAVVDEQAGTLTYSAAGHLPPVLRRADGETRLLDGARGAALALSGRRRTQSTETLAPGDLVIAYTDGLIERRGEALPHAIDRLAGVVAAQPGHASPEDVADDLLRSFAPHGSDDDVALVVYRAVSA from the coding sequence GTGAGGTCCCCCTGGTTCCGGCGCGTCACCGCGGGCAGCACCTGCGGCCTCCTGGCGCGCGACGTGGACTGGGAGGCGACCCCGCTGGGCCCGCCCGGGACCTGGCCGACGTCGCTGCGGGTGGCCGTCGAGATGTGCTTCGCGACCCGCTTCCCCGTGCTGGTGGCGTGGGGCCCGCAGCTCACGATGATCTACAACGACGGCTACCGCGAGATGCTCGGCTCGGACAAGCACCCGTCCGCCATGGGCTCGCCCGTGGCGGAGGTGTGGAAGGAGATCTGGGAGGACCTCGAGGAGTCCGTCGAGCGCGTCATGGTGCACGGCGAGCCGACCTGGGTGGTCGACCAGCACCTCGTCATGCACCGGTCCGGGTACGACGAGGACGCGTACTTCACCTACTCCTACTCACCGATCCGCGACGCCGCGGGCACGGTGGGCGGGCTGCTCGACATCGCGACGGAGACCACGACGCAGGTGGTCGAGGGCCGGCGCATGCGGCTGCTGGGAGACCTGTCGGTGCGCCTCGCGGCGGCGCACGGAGACCTCCCGGAGATCAGCCGGGCGGCCACCGCGCTGCTGGCGGACTCGCAGGACGTCGCGGCCGCCGAGCTGCACCTCGTGGACCCCGACGGTCACCTGACGCTGCTGGGCAGCTCCGCCCCGGGGACCCCAGGGCCCCTGCCCGAGCACGTCGTGGCGCGGGTGGCTGAGACGGACGTCGCGGAGGAGCGCGGACGCACGCTCGTGGTCCCCCTGCCGCCTCCCGCGACCGGCGCGGTCGTGCTGTCCGCGGCCGAGCGCCGGCCGTGGGACGACGGCTACCGGTCGTTCCTGCGGCTCGTCGCGTCAGCGGTCGGTGTCGCGGTGGCCGGCACGCTGCGGCACGTCCGCGAGGTCGACCAGCTCCGTGCCGTCAGCGACACCTTCCAGGCGGCGATCGTCCCCGAGGGCGTCGCGCTGCCCGGCATCGTCGCCCGCTACCGGCCCGCGGCGGGCGACCTCGCGGTCGGCGGCGACTGGTACGACGTCGTGCAGATCACCCCCGGCCGGCACGCCCTGGTCATCGGCGACTGCGTCGGGCACGGCCTCGACGCCGCCGCCCGCATGGGCCAGCTCCGCGCGGCCACCCGGTCGCTGCTGCTGCAGGACGCGACCCCGGCGACGGTGCTCGAGGGGCTCGACCGCTTCGCCCGCACGCTCCCGGGCGCCGAGTGCACGACGGTGTTCTGCGCGGTCGTCGACGAGCAGGCCGGGACGCTCACGTACTCCGCGGCCGGTCACCTGCCGCCCGTGCTGCGCCGCGCCGACGGCGAGACGCGCCTGCTCGACGGGGCCCGCGGCGCCGCCCTCGCGCTCAGCGGCCGCCGCCGGACGCAGTCCACGGAGACGCTCGCGCCCGGGGACCTCGTGATCGCGTACACCGACGGCTTGATCGAGCGGCGGGGCGAGGCGCTGCCGCACGCCATCGACCGGCTCGCCGGCGTGGTCGCCGCGCAGCCCGGGCACGCGTCGCCCGAGGACGTCGCGGACGACCTGCTGCGGTCCTTCGCGCCCCACGGCTCCGACGACGACGTGGCGCTGGTCGTCTACCGGGCGGTCTCCGCGTAG
- a CDS encoding EamA family transporter, with the protein MVSVGGVDGGAVVSGSRQGARTDVLLTATTAAAPVLWGTTYLVTTELLPDGRPLLVAALRALPAGLLLLAVTRRLPSGGWWWRAAVLGALNIGVFFALLFVAAYRLPGGVAATLGAVQPLLVAALGAVVLGQRVRVGTVVAGLVGVAGVALLVLRATARLDATGVVAGLAGAVAMALGVVLTARWGRPVPLLAFTGWQLTAGGLLLVPLALAVEGPPPRLDAGAVAGFVYLGLAGTALAYALWFRGVGRLPAARVSFLGLLSPVVAAVLGWAALGQALNGWQVTGGVLVLGSVLVAQRSSASRAVVRPHAAPGAGVTRTVGA; encoded by the coding sequence GTGGTCAGCGTGGGCGGTGTCGACGGCGGCGCGGTGGTGAGCGGGTCACGGCAGGGCGCGCGGACGGACGTGCTGCTCACGGCGACCACGGCCGCGGCACCCGTGCTGTGGGGCACGACCTACCTCGTGACCACGGAGCTGCTGCCGGACGGCCGGCCGCTGCTGGTCGCGGCGCTGCGTGCCCTGCCGGCGGGCCTCCTGCTGCTCGCGGTCACGCGCCGGCTGCCGTCCGGCGGGTGGTGGTGGCGGGCGGCTGTGCTCGGCGCGCTCAACATCGGCGTGTTCTTCGCGCTGCTGTTCGTGGCCGCGTACCGGCTGCCGGGCGGGGTCGCGGCGACGCTCGGCGCGGTGCAGCCGCTGCTCGTCGCGGCGCTCGGCGCGGTGGTGCTCGGGCAGCGGGTGCGGGTCGGAACGGTCGTCGCGGGGCTCGTGGGTGTCGCCGGGGTGGCGCTGCTCGTGCTGCGGGCGACCGCCCGGCTCGACGCCACCGGTGTGGTCGCAGGGCTCGCGGGCGCCGTGGCGATGGCGCTGGGTGTGGTGCTGACGGCGCGCTGGGGCCGGCCCGTGCCGCTGCTCGCGTTCACGGGCTGGCAGCTGACGGCGGGCGGCCTGCTGCTGGTCCCGCTCGCGCTGGCCGTCGAGGGACCGCCGCCGCGGCTCGACGCCGGTGCCGTGGCGGGCTTCGTCTACCTCGGGCTCGCGGGGACGGCGCTCGCGTACGCGCTCTGGTTCCGCGGCGTGGGCCGGTTGCCCGCGGCGCGCGTGTCGTTCCTGGGCCTGCTCAGCCCCGTGGTGGCGGCCGTGCTCGGGTGGGCGGCGCTCGGTCAGGCGCTGAACGGCTGGCAGGTCACCGGCGGCGTGCTGGTGCTCGGGTCCGTGCTGGTCGCGCAGCGGTCGTCCGCGTCCCGCGCCGTCGTCCGCCCGCACGCCGCGCCCGGAGCGGGGGTCACGCGTACTGTCGGCGCGTGA
- a CDS encoding MarR family winged helix-turn-helix transcriptional regulator, giving the protein MATDRPADTPDRPAPDGVDHILEQWARERPDLDTEAMGIFGRIFRLARAGGDATAAAYARSHLTRGDFDVLATLRRAGGAGDLSPSALSATLMLTTGGMTQRLDRLERAGLVRRSPDPADRRGLRISLTDRGVDMVDQAVADGLAAEQHLLAGIPARRRREIDAMLRELLAAVEAS; this is encoded by the coding sequence ATGGCGACCGACCGACCCGCGGACACCCCCGACCGCCCCGCGCCCGACGGCGTCGACCACATCCTCGAGCAGTGGGCCCGCGAGCGGCCCGACCTCGACACCGAGGCCATGGGGATCTTCGGTCGGATCTTCCGCCTGGCGCGCGCCGGCGGGGACGCGACCGCCGCCGCCTACGCCCGCTCCCACCTGACGCGCGGCGACTTCGACGTGCTGGCGACGCTGCGGCGCGCCGGCGGCGCCGGGGACCTGTCCCCGTCGGCGCTGTCGGCCACCCTCATGCTGACGACCGGCGGCATGACGCAGCGGCTCGACCGGCTGGAGCGCGCCGGGCTCGTGCGGCGCAGCCCCGATCCCGCCGACCGGCGCGGCCTGCGCATCAGCCTCACCGACCGGGGGGTCGACATGGTGGACCAGGCCGTAGCCGATGGGCTCGCCGCCGAGCAGCATCTGCTCGCCGGCATCCCGGCGCGCCGCCGACGGGAGATCGACGCGATGCTGCGCGAGCTGCTCGCGGCGGTGGAAGCGTCCTGA
- a CDS encoding helix-turn-helix domain-containing protein — MPQLPATPRTTRPRPEPPLRVLVGAILRRHRERQGRTLRDVADAARVSVPYLSEVERGRKEASSEVIAAVCRALGLRIVDLVGEAYAQLARADGHAVLDLTASPDRPLGPAAPGMPAPVVPLRAPARTPVLLAA, encoded by the coding sequence GTGCCCCAGCTCCCCGCCACTCCGCGCACGACCCGGCCGCGACCCGAGCCGCCCCTGCGCGTCCTCGTCGGCGCGATCCTGCGACGGCACCGCGAGCGCCAGGGCCGGACGCTGCGCGACGTCGCCGACGCCGCCCGCGTGTCGGTGCCGTACCTGTCGGAGGTCGAGCGCGGCCGCAAGGAGGCGTCGTCCGAGGTGATCGCCGCCGTGTGCCGGGCGCTGGGCCTGCGCATCGTCGACCTCGTCGGCGAGGCGTACGCGCAGCTCGCGCGCGCCGATGGGCACGCGGTGCTCGACCTGACGGCATCGCCCGACCGGCCGCTCGGCCCGGCGGCCCCCGGGATGCCGGCGCCCGTGGTGCCGCTGCGCGCCCCGGCCCGCACGCCCGTGCTGCTGGCCGCCTGA
- a CDS encoding ClpP family protease, giving the protein MAGQYTVPVVVEQRPTGERHADVFSRLLSDRIIFLGTEIDDGVANVVIAQLLHLQSEDPDRPIHLYLNSPGGSVTALLAIYDTLQYVRPDVATFCLGQAASAAAVLLAAGTPGQRHVLEHARVLLHQPSGGGQGTAADLELQAAEILRLRGQVDEILARHTGRTVEQLRVDTDRDLVLTAAQAVEYGIADAVVTTVKRPRAAAA; this is encoded by the coding sequence ATGGCCGGCCAGTACACGGTGCCGGTGGTCGTCGAGCAGCGGCCGACGGGGGAGCGGCACGCCGACGTGTTCTCACGGCTGCTGTCGGACCGGATCATCTTCCTCGGGACCGAGATCGACGACGGGGTCGCGAACGTCGTCATCGCGCAGCTGCTGCACCTGCAGTCGGAGGACCCGGACCGGCCGATCCACCTGTACCTGAACTCGCCGGGCGGGTCCGTGACGGCGCTGCTCGCGATCTACGACACGCTGCAGTACGTGCGGCCCGACGTCGCGACGTTCTGCCTGGGGCAGGCGGCGTCCGCGGCGGCGGTGCTGCTCGCGGCGGGGACGCCGGGGCAGCGGCACGTCCTGGAGCACGCGCGGGTGCTGCTGCACCAGCCGTCGGGCGGCGGCCAGGGCACGGCCGCCGACCTCGAGCTGCAGGCCGCGGAGATCCTGCGGCTGCGCGGGCAGGTGGACGAGATCCTCGCCCGGCACACCGGCCGCACCGTGGAGCAGCTCCGCGTCGACACCGACCGGGACCTCGTGCTGACCGCCGCGCAGGCCGTCGAGTACGGGATCGCGGACGCGGTGGTGACGACCGTCAAGCGACCGCGCGCGGCGGCGGCCTGA
- a CDS encoding ClpP family protease codes for MPSTATTPPTRAFDDDLAARLLHQRIVVLGQEVDDAVANRVCVQLLLLSAEDPRRDIALYINSPGGSISAALAMYDTMRLIPNDVATLAMGLAASAGQFLLSAGTPGKRNVMAHARVLMHQPSGGIGGTAVDIAIQAQNMAHTKRTMQALIAEHTGQSVETIERDSDRDRWFTAEEALAYGFVDRVVTRLDDVRPDATLHRAGL; via the coding sequence GTGCCCAGCACCGCCACCACCCCACCGACCCGAGCCTTCGACGACGACCTCGCCGCGCGGCTGCTGCACCAGCGCATCGTCGTGCTGGGGCAGGAGGTCGACGACGCCGTCGCGAACCGCGTCTGCGTGCAGCTCCTGCTGCTGTCCGCCGAGGACCCGCGGCGCGACATCGCGCTGTACATCAACTCGCCGGGCGGGTCGATCAGCGCGGCGCTCGCCATGTACGACACCATGCGGCTGATCCCGAACGACGTCGCGACGCTCGCGATGGGGCTCGCGGCCAGCGCCGGGCAGTTCCTGCTGAGCGCCGGCACGCCCGGCAAGCGGAACGTCATGGCGCACGCCCGCGTGCTCATGCACCAGCCGTCGGGCGGCATTGGCGGCACCGCGGTCGACATCGCGATCCAGGCGCAGAACATGGCGCACACCAAGCGGACCATGCAGGCCCTCATCGCCGAGCACACCGGGCAGTCCGTCGAGACCATCGAGCGCGACTCCGACCGGGACCGCTGGTTCACCGCCGAGGAGGCGCTGGCCTACGGGTTCGTCGACCGGGTGGTCACGCGCCTGGACGACGTGCGGCCGGACGCGACTCTGCACCGGGCGGGTCTGTGA
- a CDS encoding PP2C family serine/threonine-protein phosphatase, whose protein sequence is MPLSLVTALRSVTGAHRAQNQDAAGSATGYAFVADGVGGHAGGDVASWTVTHRLMAVLRATDAGRWSDEDLREALAVANADLAVRVRREPGLTGMATTFTGIFCGEDTMRVLHIGDSRAYLVRDGVGRRVTRDDSLVQLLVDSGILSAADAAQDPRRNVILHCLAGDAADATHTTLLEVDAEPGDRWLMATDGLTDYVPEDRVLALLRDAASPEAAAESLVAAALEADAWDNVSVAVADVVAGEAPEAGAAAHVAGSAADEALGAVLDLTR, encoded by the coding sequence ATGCCGCTGTCGCTCGTCACGGCCCTGCGATCCGTCACGGGCGCGCACCGCGCCCAGAACCAGGACGCCGCAGGCTCCGCGACGGGCTACGCCTTCGTCGCCGACGGCGTCGGCGGCCACGCGGGCGGCGACGTCGCGTCCTGGACGGTGACGCACCGGCTGATGGCCGTGCTGCGCGCGACGGACGCCGGCCGGTGGAGCGACGAGGACCTGCGGGAGGCGCTCGCCGTCGCGAACGCCGACCTCGCGGTGCGGGTCCGGCGCGAGCCCGGGCTGACCGGCATGGCGACGACGTTCACCGGCATCTTCTGCGGCGAGGACACGATGCGGGTGCTGCACATCGGCGACTCCCGCGCGTACCTGGTGCGCGACGGCGTGGGGCGCCGCGTCACCCGCGACGACTCCCTCGTGCAGCTGCTCGTCGACAGCGGGATCCTCTCCGCGGCCGACGCCGCGCAGGACCCCCGCCGCAACGTGATCCTGCACTGCCTGGCCGGCGACGCCGCCGACGCCACCCACACCACGCTGCTCGAGGTCGACGCCGAACCGGGCGACCGGTGGCTCATGGCCACCGACGGCCTCACGGACTACGTCCCGGAGGACCGGGTGCTCGCGCTGCTGCGCGACGCGGCGTCCCCTGAGGCCGCCGCGGAGTCCCTGGTCGCGGCTGCCCTGGAGGCGGACGCGTGGGACAACGTCAGCGTGGCCGTGGCGGACGTGGTCGCAGGCGAGGCGCCGGAGGCCGGGGCTGCTGCGCACGTCGCGGGCTCGGCGGCGGACGAGGCGCTCGGGGCGGTGCTCGACCTGACGCGCTGA
- a CDS encoding NAD(P)/FAD-dependent oxidoreductase, whose protein sequence is MSTVRDSYDYVIVGAGMAGDAAARGIREVDPDGTIAVVGREPTAPVTRPALTKKLWTDPEFTFDQVWLHTAEDTGAELLLGESVVAVDVAGRTVTTDAGITLGYGRLLLATSGHPRRVGGLEDSGRVLYFRTVRDYERLRDLAGGGRHVVVVGGGYIGTELAAALVQNDTRVTLVHPAATLTGGTFPAGLAEHLERMYVERGVEVLGGARVASGTSGPDGVTVVLEDGREIAADAAVVGAGIEVETDLARSVGLDVDDGIVVDDRLRTSDPSVYAAGDVAQYPDRILGRRRVEHVDNATTMGRQAGRNLAGADEPYDHTPFFYSDLFDAGYEAVGRLDSSLETVEDWHVEPYDTGVVYYLDGGRVAGVLLWNVWDATDRAREVIAHQTDVTPEALRGLIR, encoded by the coding sequence GTGAGCACGGTGCGTGACAGCTACGACTACGTCATCGTCGGCGCGGGCATGGCGGGGGACGCCGCCGCGCGCGGCATCCGCGAGGTCGACCCGGACGGGACGATCGCGGTGGTCGGCCGGGAGCCGACCGCCCCGGTGACCCGGCCGGCCCTGACCAAGAAGCTCTGGACGGACCCGGAGTTCACGTTCGACCAGGTGTGGCTGCACACCGCGGAGGACACCGGGGCCGAGCTGCTGCTGGGGGAGTCGGTCGTCGCGGTCGACGTCGCCGGCCGCACGGTCACCACCGACGCGGGCATCACGCTCGGGTACGGGCGGCTGCTGCTCGCGACGAGCGGGCACCCGCGCCGGGTCGGCGGCCTGGAGGACTCCGGCCGGGTCCTGTACTTCCGCACCGTCCGCGACTACGAGCGGCTGCGCGACCTCGCAGGCGGCGGCCGGCACGTCGTCGTGGTCGGCGGCGGCTACATCGGCACCGAGCTGGCGGCCGCGCTGGTGCAGAACGACACCCGCGTCACGCTCGTGCACCCGGCCGCCACCCTGACCGGGGGGACGTTCCCCGCGGGGCTCGCCGAGCACCTGGAGCGGATGTACGTCGAGCGCGGCGTCGAGGTGCTCGGCGGCGCGCGGGTCGCGTCCGGGACGTCCGGGCCGGACGGTGTGACGGTCGTGCTGGAGGACGGCCGGGAGATCGCCGCCGACGCCGCCGTGGTCGGCGCCGGCATCGAGGTGGAGACGGACCTCGCGCGGTCCGTCGGGCTCGACGTGGACGACGGCATCGTCGTCGACGACCGGCTGCGGACCTCCGACCCCTCGGTGTACGCCGCGGGCGACGTCGCGCAGTACCCGGACCGCATCCTCGGGCGCCGTCGCGTCGAGCACGTCGACAACGCCACGACGATGGGCCGGCAGGCCGGCCGGAACCTCGCCGGTGCCGACGAGCCCTACGACCACACGCCGTTCTTCTACTCCGACCTCTTCGACGCGGGCTACGAGGCCGTCGGCCGGCTGGACTCCTCGCTCGAGACCGTCGAGGACTGGCACGTCGAGCCCTACGACACCGGCGTCGTCTACTACCTGGACGGCGGGCGGGTCGCGGGCGTGCTGCTGTGGAACGTGTGGGACGCGACCGACCGGGCGCGCGAGGTCATCGCGCACCAGACCGACGTCACGCCGGAGGCGCTGCGGGGGCTGATCCGCTGA
- a CDS encoding amidohydrolase family protein yields the protein MSHHADPEHVLDGLPLWDGDREVGPARLTWSGDRILGVEEAPARHTDLSVIPGLVDTHVHLGYAAGAPAADPSAWPILTPPEERSLHVAANALRCARAGVTTLRDLAADSVQLAVGRAFDAGVLAGPRLLSHGQVGMTAGHGDLFVPPHYPHRPPTADSPDECRKLVRVWARSGAAGVKIYTSGGVLSMGDKVGWRNQTRDEIRTTVDEAHALGMLVAAHTHSVEGLDIALAEGADSIEHGTAIAEHHLAALLQRDLPVAPTLLINDIIAEARRPVSAEAQAKARDVVALRDAGFARAAEAGVRFVLGTDASGQFVQFGDQMEEVRQMAAMFGWSAERTLRSATSDAADAIRLGSTTGRLRAGLGTDFVVLRGRPWEDVSALRVENIVAVVSRGRVVAGTLPG from the coding sequence ATGTCGCACCACGCCGACCCCGAGCACGTCCTCGACGGCCTCCCGCTGTGGGACGGCGACCGGGAGGTGGGGCCCGCCCGGCTGACCTGGTCCGGGGACCGCATCCTCGGCGTCGAGGAGGCGCCCGCCCGGCACACCGACCTCAGCGTCATCCCGGGGCTCGTCGACACGCACGTGCACCTCGGGTACGCGGCCGGCGCGCCCGCGGCCGACCCGTCGGCCTGGCCGATCCTCACCCCGCCGGAGGAGCGGTCGCTGCACGTCGCCGCGAACGCGCTGCGCTGCGCCCGGGCGGGCGTCACGACGCTGCGCGACCTCGCGGCGGACTCCGTGCAGCTCGCGGTCGGGCGTGCGTTCGACGCCGGCGTGCTCGCCGGGCCTCGGCTGCTGTCGCACGGGCAGGTCGGCATGACCGCCGGCCACGGGGACCTGTTCGTCCCGCCGCACTACCCGCACCGCCCGCCCACCGCGGACAGCCCGGACGAGTGCCGCAAGCTCGTGCGGGTGTGGGCGCGCTCCGGGGCAGCCGGCGTGAAGATCTACACCTCCGGTGGCGTGCTCTCGATGGGCGACAAGGTCGGCTGGCGCAACCAGACCCGCGACGAGATCCGCACGACCGTCGACGAGGCGCACGCGCTCGGCATGCTGGTCGCCGCGCACACGCACTCGGTGGAGGGGCTCGACATCGCGCTCGCGGAGGGCGCGGACTCGATCGAGCACGGCACCGCGATCGCCGAGCACCACCTCGCCGCGCTGCTCCAGCGGGACCTGCCCGTCGCCCCGACGCTGCTCATCAACGACATCATCGCCGAGGCGCGCCGTCCGGTCTCCGCCGAGGCGCAGGCCAAGGCCCGCGACGTCGTCGCGCTGCGGGACGCCGGGTTCGCCCGTGCCGCCGAGGCCGGCGTGCGGTTCGTGCTCGGCACCGACGCGTCCGGGCAGTTCGTGCAGTTCGGGGACCAGATGGAGGAGGTCCGCCAGATGGCGGCCATGTTCGGCTGGTCCGCCGAGCGCACCCTGCGGTCCGCCACGTCCGACGCCGCGGACGCGATCCGGCTCGGGTCCACCACGGGGCGCCTGCGGGCCGGGCTCGGGACCGACTTCGTGGTGCTGCGCGGGCGGCCGTGGGAGGACGTGTCGGCGCTGCGCGTCGAGAACATCGTGGCGGTCGTGTCCCGCGGGCGCGTCGTGGCGGGGACCCTGCCCGGCTGA